The segment AACATGATCCAGACCGACGCCGCCATCAACCCGGGTAACTCCGGAGGCGCGCTGGTCGATGCCGACGGCAAGGTCATCGGCGTGAATACGCTCATCACCTCCAGCTCGGGCAACTACTCGGGCGTGGGCTTCGCGATCCCCGTCAACTACGCCATCAACATCGCGCAGCAGATCATCGCGGGGGAAACGCCCACGCATGCCCGTCTGGGAGCGACGCTGAACACGGTTAACGCGAGCATCGCGAAGCGCTACAACCTCCCGGTGAGCCAGGGCGCCTACGTCGCTTCGGTGTCGGCGGGCACGGGAGCCGACAGCGCCGGGCTGAAAGAGGGCGATATCGTCACGGCGTTCGACGGCAAGGCGGTGACCGACGCGAGCGATCTCATGCTCGACGTGCGCGAGCACAACCCCGGCGACACGGTGACGGTGACGGTCAACCGGGACGGGCAGACGATGGACCTCACGGTGACCCTGGGATCCGACGCCGAGACGAGCGTCGCTTCGGCATCGAGGCAGCAGCTGTCCGGGTCGAGCCAAAGCTAGGAACGCGACCTGTTTTTTTCAGCGGGGCCGAGTTGATCGGCCCCTTTCTTCTGCCCAAATCAGGTAATATGGGCGGGATGTGAAAGGCCTGTCGGAAGGAAGACCTGAATGGCTGGAGATTACAAGTACAAGCGCGTTTTGCTGAAGCTATCCGGTGAAGCCCTGGCAGGAGACGTCGGCTACGGAATCGATCCGAAGGTCGTCGACGACCTGGCCGACCAGATCGGGGAGATCGTCCACGACGGGGTCCAGCTCGCGGTGGTCATCGGCGGGGGGAACATCTTCCGCGGCATGGCGGGTTCGGCCGAGGGCATGGACCGCTCGCAGGCCGACTACATCGGCATGCTGGCGACGGTCATGAACGCCCTTGCGCTGCAGGACGCCTTCGAGCGCCACGGCATCTTCAGCCGCGTCCAGAGCGCCATCAACATGCAGGAGGTCTCGGAGCCCTACATCCGCCGCCGCGCCCTGCGCCACCTCGAGAAGGGCCGCGTCGTCATCCTGGCGGCCGGGACCGGCAACCCCTATTTCACCACCGACACCACCGCGGCGCTGCGCGCCTGCGAGCTGGATGTCGATTGCCTCATGAAGGCCACGAAGGTCGACGGGGTCTACGACAGCGACCCGGTGAAGAACCCCGATGCGAAGCGCTTCGACCGCATCACCTACATGGACGTTCTGGCCAAGGGCCTCAACGTGATGGACGCCACCGCCACGTCGCTGTGCATGGACAACGACATGCCCATGATCGTGTTCGACCTCACCGAGAAGGGCAACATCGCCCGCGCCCTGAGGGGCGAGCCGGTGGGAACCGTCGTCGAGTCGGCGTAAGGCGCCGCGCCGCCGATCGTCGAAGGGGCGATGGCGGGGCGAGCCGATCTAAGGTATAACCGTAGGTGCGCCGAGACGACGCACTTGAACGGCCCGGACGCCAGGCGTCGGGCATTTCGACCGCAAAGGAGCTTCGGTATGATCGAAGGCATTATCGAGCAGGCAGAGGAGCGCATGATGGGCTCTCTGGAATCGCTGAACACCGCGTTCGCGGGCGTGCGCACCGGGCGCGCCAACGCGATGGTCCTCGACAAGATCCGCGTCGACTACTACGGCGTCCCCACGCCCATCAACCAGATGGCCGGAGTGAAGTCTCCCGACGCCCATATGCTGGTCATCGAGCCGTGGGACAAGTCGGTTCTGCGCGCCATCGAGCACGCCATCCTCGAGAGCGATCTGGGCGTGACGCCTTCCAACGACGGCTCGGTCATCCGCCTGCCGTTCCCCGCCCTCACCGAGGAGCGTCGCCGCGACCTGGTCAAGCAGTGCAAAACCTACGCCGAAGAGGCGCGCGTGTCCGTGCGCAGCGCCCGTCGCGACGCCAACACCGCCATCGAGAAGGCCGTGAAGAACGACAGCCTGCCCGAGGACGACCAGCGCCGCGGCGAGGCCGAGGTGCAAAAGCTCACCGACAAGTACATCGCCGAGGTCGACGCCGCTTTGAAGAAAAAAGAAGCGGAAGTGATGGAGATCTAGCCGATGCTGCGCAAACCGCTCGACTACATATTCCCGAGCCCTCCCGAGGGCTTGAACCCGGAATCGCTTGTCGTCGAAGCGGTGCCGCGCCACGTCGCGGTCATCATGGACGGCAACGGCCGTTGGGCGAAGAAGCGCGCGCTGAACCGCCTGAACGGCCACAAAGCCGGGATCGAGGCGGTGCGCGAGACCATCCGCTGCGCCAACGACGTGGGGGTGGACTACCTCACCATCTACTCGTTCTCGTCGGAGAACTGGAAGCGCCCGCTCGAAGAGGTGAGCGGGCTGATGAACCTGTTCGCCACCACCATGCTCGCCGAGGTCGACGGCCTGCATGAAGAGGGCGTGCGCGTCATGACCATCGGGCATACCGAGGGCCTGCCCGACAAGACCCGCGCCGCCTTCCAGGAGGCCTGGGACAAGACGAAGGACAATGCCGGGATGACGCTGGTCATCGCCGTGAACTACGGCGGGCGCACCGAGATCGTGGATGCGGCCCGCGCGCTGGTCGAGCGCTCCGTGGCCGCGGTCCGCGCAGGCGGGGAGCCCCCCGAGGTCACCGAAAGGGAATTCGAGCGGTTCCTGTACACCTCCCGCATTCCCGACCCCGACGTCATCCTGCGCACCAGCGGGGAGATGCGCGTGTCGAACTTCCTTCTGTGGCAGGGCGCCTACTCCGAGTTCGTGAGCGTCGACGCCCTGTGGCCCGACTTCGACCGATACGAGCTTTTGCGCGCTCTGCTGGAGTTCCAGCGGCGCGACCGTCGGTTCGGGGCGGTGTAGCAGCATGGCCGGCTCGCAAAGCGACGACGAGAAGGGCACGGCCCAGCGCGTCAAGGACTTCGCCTACGAGAAGACCCCCGAGAAGTTCAAGAACGCCAGCGATTTCCAGATCAGGCTCCGCACGGGAACCGTGTACGTGATCATCTGCATCGCCAGCATCTTGGCGGGCGATGTTCCCACCATGTTGTTTTTGGCTGCGACGGCGGGCATCTGCTCTGCCGAGTTCTTCTACATGCTGCGCTCCGACGCGAAGATGCCCAACGAGTGGATCGGCGTGGTCGGTGCGGCGTACCTGCCCATCGCCGCCTTCTTCTTCGGCCTGCGCGGCATCGTGGCCGGCGCGCTTCTGCTGATGCTGGCGCTTACCCTGTGGTACGTGTTCTGGAGCCGCGCACGCATGCAGGATGTGGGCGTGAGCCTGTTCGGAGCGCTGTACACGGGCATGCAGATGGCATGCATCATGCTGGTCCGCACGGCGTTTCCCGGGACCGACGGCGGGCTGCTGGTGCTGCTCCTGTTCGCCAGCATCTGGGCGAACGATGCGTTCGCCTATCTGGTCGGACGCAAGTTCGGAAAGCATAAGCTCGCCCCGCGCACCAGCCCGAACAAAAGCTGGGAAGGGTTTTTCGGCGGCCTTGCCGGCGGCGTGGCCGTCTGGTTCCTCGTCGGGCAGATCCCCAGCGTGCACATCGACCCTCTGCAGACGTTCGTCTTGGGCGCGGCGTGCGGCCTTGCCGGGGTTCTGGGCGATCTGTGCGAGAGCCGCATCAAGCGCAGCGTGGGCTTCAAGGACTCCGGGACGATGATGCCGGGCCACGGAGGGCTGTTCGACCGCTGCGACTCGCTGATGACCACGGCGACGGCGGCCTTCGTGCTGCTCGTGCTGTTCGGTTGCATCAACCCGGTCCTCTAAGGTCCGGTCTTTCAGGAAGAGGGCCTGTTCATGAGTGATAATTCTCCCGCGGCCGCGCGCCGTCCCCGCCGCATCGCCGTTCTGGGTTCCACCGGCTCCATCGGCATGCAGACGCTCGACGTGGCGCGCCGGCATCCCGATAAGGTGGAAGTGGTGGCGCTTGCCGCCGGAACGCGCGCCTCGAAGCTGCTCGATCAGGCGCGGGAGCTGGGCGTGCGCCATCTGGCCCTGGGAGACGAGTCCCAGGCGGCCACCCCGGTCGCCGATCAGCTGCGCGACCAGGCGAGAGAAGGCGGCTCGATCGGTTTCGGGGTGGACGCCGTTGCGGCGCTCGTCGGCCTCGACGGGGTCGATGCGGTGGTGAACGCGCTGGTGGGCGCGGCCGGGCTGCGCGCGAGCTACGACACGCTCAGGCGCGGCCGGGTGCTGGCTCTGGCGAACAAGGAGTCGCTCGTGGTGGGCGGCGACATCATCATGCCGCTCGCGAAGCGCACCGGCATGCTCATGCCCATCGACTCCGAGCACGGCGCGATCTACCAATGCCTGATCGGGGAAGATCCCTCCGAGGTGTCCCGCTTGTGGGTGACGGCGTCGGGCGGTCCGTTTCGCGGCCGCACGCGCGGCGAGCTGGCCCGCGTCACGCCCGCCGAGGCGCTTGCCCATCCGAACTGGAACATGGGCGCCAAGATCTCCATCGACTCGTCCACGCTCATGAACAAGGGCCTCGAGGTGATCGAGGCGCATCACCTGTTCGGATGCCCCTACGATCGCATCAGCGTGGTGGTTCAGCCGCAAAGTGCCATCCATTCGATGGTCGAGTTCTCGGACGGCAGCGTGAAGGCCCACCTGGGAACCACCGACATGCGCATACCCATCCAGTACGCGCTTTCGTACCCCGAGCGCTGGGATGCGCCGGTCGAACCGCTCGATTTCACGAAGCTGGGGTCGCTCGACTTCTCCGCTCCCGACACCGATACGTTCAGGTGCCTCGCCCTTGCGCGCGCGGCCGGCGAGCGCGGCGGCACCCTGCCGTGCGCCATGAACGCCGCCAACGAGGTGGCCGTGGCGGCGTTTCTCGCGGGGGAGGGAACCTACCTGGGGATCGCCTCGTGCGTCGAGGCCGTCATGGAGCGCCACGACGTCGAAGCGGTCGAGAGCATCGAGCAGCTCGAGGCCGTGGATGCCTGGGCCCGCGCGACCGCCCGCGCAAACGTGCGGTAGGCGGCAGTTCGACTTGTAGTCATTTTCTCGACAGTCGCCCACCTGCGGACGGCTCGCCTATAATCGAGGGGAAACATCGAACGAAGGGACCCCTCTGTGGACGTCATTCTCATGATCGTGTACGCGACGATCGCACTCGGATTCCTCGTCTTCATCCACGAAGGCGGGCATTACCTGGCTGCGCGGGCCTTCGGCGTGCGCGTGTCGGAATTCATGCTGGGCCTGCCCGGGCCTTCCGTGGGCTTCACCCATGGCGAGACGCGCTTCGGCGTGACGGCCGTGCTTTTGGGCGGGTACGCCCGCGTGTGCGGCATGGAGCCGGGCGAGATGAGCCCGCACCTCGAGAAGGTCATGGAATCGCTCTATCGCCGCGGCACGGCGACGATGGAGGAGGTGGCCGCCGACTGCGGCATCACCGACGACGAGGCCTACGACGCCCTCGAAGAGCTGGACGAGTGGGGCACGGCGAAGCGGCCCCTGAAGTCCGACGAGCACAACACGTACCGCACCCCTGCGGTGAACCCGACCAAGCGCCAGATCAGGCTGGCTCGGAAAAAGGGCCTGACCGTCCCCGAGAAGTCCGAGATGGGGTCGGCCCGCCCACTCGACGACGCGCACGCCTTCTACGAAAGCGAGTACCGCCGGCAGTACCGCTCGCTTCCGTTCTGGAAGCGCTCGGTCATCCTGCTCGCCGGCATCTTCGTGAACCTGCTGTTCGCCGTGCTCGCGTTCGTGTTCGTCTACTCGGTTCTGGGCATCGATCTGCAGAACACGCAAACGGGCGAGGTGGTTCACCGCGTCATCGACCCGCTGCGCTCGGTCGCGGTCGGCTTCGCCTACATCGGCATGGTGTTCCAGGCGGTGGCCCAGCTGTTCAATCCCCAGACGGCGGCGGAAACCGTGTCGCAGTCCAGCTCGATCGTGGGCATCGCCGTGATCTCGAAGACGGCGGCCGAGCAGGGGCTCCAGTCGTTCCTGTCGTTCATGGCCATGCTGTCGGTGTCGTTGGGCGTCATGAACCTCATCCCCATCCCGCCGCTCGACGGCGGGCGGTTCGCGGTGGAGGTGTACCAGAAGGCTTCGCGCCGGTTGGTGTCCGAGAAGGTCATGACCCGTCTGTCCACCGTGGGGCTCGCGCTGTTCGGCCTCCTGTTCGTCGTGATGATGGGCCAGGACATCTCGAGGTTCGTGCTGGGCGGATAGCGCTTCGCCGGCGGGTGCGCCGCGGGCCGCCCGCGATGCGCGCCCTCGGGGTCGCGCGGGCTTCGGCGCCTGTTTGCGGCAAGGCGGCGCTGCAACGGTTCTGCCGCCGTTTCCCCGCTCTGCGAGGTAAAATGAGAAGGCTGTGCAAATCACGAAACGAAACGGGGGAAGCGTGGCTTACAGAGAACCTGGCGCCCAGGCGGAAAAGCCCAACCAGCTCACCCGTCGCGTCATGGTCGGGTCGGTTCCCGTCGGCGGAGGGGCCTCGGTGGCGGTCCAGTCGATGCTGACGGCCGACGCGCTCGACGTCGGGGCGAACGTCTCCCAGATCGAGGCCCTGGCGGAAGCCGGATGCGAGATCATCCGCATGGCCGTCCCGCGCCGTTCCTGCCTGGATGCGTTCGAGGAGGTGTGCGCACGCTCGCCGCTTCCCGTGGTCGCCGACGTCCATTTCGATGCCCAGATCGCCATCGAGGCCGCCCGCCGCGGGGCGGCCAAGCTGCGCATCAACCCGGGAAACATCGGGGGGTGGGATAAGGCCGACCTCGTGCTCGACGCCGCCGAAGCGGCGGGGATCCCCGTCCGCATCGGCGTGAACGCGGGTTCGCTCGACGAGTCCATCGCCCGCCGCGACGATCTTTCGCTTCCCCAGAAACTCGCGCTGTCGGCGTCCGAGTACGTGCGGCACTGCGAGCAGCGGGGCTTTCGCGACGTGGTGGTAAGCGCGAAGGCGCACGACGTGATGACTACGGTGCGCACCTACCGTCAGCTCGCGCGCGACATCCCGCACGTCCCGCTGCACATCGGCGTCACCGAGGCGGGCACCCGGTTCCAAGGGATCGTGAAGTCGGCATCGGGTCTGGGCATCCTGCTCGAAGAGGGGATCGGCGACACGATGCGCATCTCGCTCACCGACGATCCCGTCAACGAAGTGCGCGCGTGCTGGACGCTGCTCTCGGCGCTCGATATGCGTCGCAGGGGCCCCGAGATCATCAGCTGCCCCACGTGCGGGCGCTGCCAGGTCGATCTGATCGGGTTGGCCGAGCGGGTGGAGGGGCATCTGCGCACGGTGCGCCATCCGGTGAAGGTGGCCGTGATGGGCTGCGTGGTGAACGGTCCCGGCGAGGCGAAAGACGCCGACGTGGGTGTGGCCTGCGGCAAGGGATCGGCCGTCGTATTCAGGAACGGAGAGGTCGTCCGCAAAGTCCCCGAAGACGAGGTTGTGGGCGCATTGATAGAGGAGATCGAAAAGCTATGACGAATATCATCCGCATGAGCAGCCTGTACGCGCCCACTTTGAAGGAGGATCCGTCCGACGCCGAACTCGCGAGCCATAGGCTCCTTCTGCGCGCGGGCATGATCCGCAAGATGGGCTCGGGCCTGTACACCTTCCTTCCTTTGGGCATGCGCGTTCTGAACAAGATCTCGAACATCGTTTCGGAGGAGATGGACGCGATCGGCGCCCAGGAGATCATCATGCCTATCCTGCAGCCGGCCGATCTGTGGCACGAGAGCGGCCGCTGGGAAGCCTACGGCCCCGAGCTGATGCGCATCTCGGATCGCCATGACGCCGATTTCTGCCTGGGGCCCACCCACGAGGAGATCATCACGGCCCTGGTGCGCAACGAGCTGCGCTCCTACAAAGAGCTGCCCTTGGCCTTGTACCAGACCCAGATGAAGTACCGCGACGAGATCCGCCCGCGCTTCGGGCTGATGCGCTCGCGCGAGTTCCTCATGAAAGACGCCTACAGCTTCCACGCCACCCAGGAATCGCTCCAGGAAACCTATGACGACATGAGCGAGGCCTACGGCCGCATCATGGACCGGCTGGGCTTGCAGTGGCGCGCGGTCGAGGCCGACGGCGGCCAGATCGGTGGAAAGGTGACCATCGAGTTCATGGCGCTCGCCGATGCGGGCGAGGCGTCCATCGTGTACAGCGACAGCGGGTATGCGGCCGACACCGAGGCGGGCGTGTGCATCGCGCGGCCCACCGAGTACAAGGTGGACGGCATCGAGAAGATCGCCACCCCGGGGGTCCACACCATCGACGAGCTGGCCGCGTTCCTGGACATCCCCGCAAGCTCCACGGTGAAGGCCCTGTCCGGCAAGGACGGCGAGGGTCGCCTGGCGGTGCTGTTCATCCCCGGCGACCACGAGCTGAACGAGCTGAAGGCCGTGCGCGAGCTCGGGGGCTTCACGCTGCTCACCGACGACGAGATGACGGGCTTCGGCCTGAAGAAGGGCTCGATGGGCCCGGTGGGGCTGCCCAAGGCCGCGCGCCTGGTTGCCGATCGGTCCCTTCAGGGCATCTCGCGCTGGGTCGTGGGCGCCAACGACGACGGATACCATTACGTGGGAGCGCAGCTCGGCGTGGACTTCGAGATCGACGGCTGGGCCGATTTGTGCGAAGTCCAACCCGGCGACAGCTGCCCGGTGAGCGGCGAGCCCCTGAAGGGCGCGCGCGGCATCGAGGTCGGGCAGGTGTTCCAGCTGGGCACGAAGTACTCCGAGGCCATGGGCGCCACGTTCATGGACGAGGACGGGAGCGAGAAGCCGTTCATCATGGGATGCTACGGCGTGGGCGTGTCCCGGGCGCTTGCCGCCGTGGTCGAGCAGTGCCACGACGAGCACGGCATCGCCTGGCCCGCGTCGGTCGCCCCCGCGCACGTGTGCGTGATTCCCCTGACGGTGAACGACGATACGGTGGGGCCGGCGGCCGAGAAGCTGGCGGCGGAGCTGGCCGAGCTCGGCGTCGAGGTGGCCATCGACGACCGGAAGGACCGCGCGGGCGTGAAGTTCAACGACGCCGACCTCATCGGCTGGCCCGTCCAGATCATCGTGGGCAAGCGCGGTCTCGAGGCGGGAACCGTCGAGGTCAAGCATCGCCGCACCGGCGAGAAGAAGGACGTCTCCCTCTCGTCGATCGTCGAGCTGTTCACGTTCGCCCACAAGGCTGTGCGCCAGGGGGTCAGCCCCCTTACCGCCTACGCCTCCATCCTCCAGTAGGATCGAAGCGGCATGGCGAGAGCGAAGGCGGTGCTGTTCGACAACGACGGCACGCTGGTCGATACGGCGGAACTTCTGCTGAAGACGTTCCGCTATGCGACCAGGGCCGTTTTGAACCGGGAGTTCACCGACGAACAGCTGATGCGCGGCGTGGGCATCCCGCTTGCGGACCAGATGTACGACTTCACCGACGATCCGGTCGAGGCCGAGGAGCTGCTGCGGGTGTACCGTGCGTACAACAAGACGATACACGACGAAATGATTTCGGTGTTTCCCGGGATCCCCGAGCTTTTGCTTGCGTTGGAGCGCGCTGGGATCCGCTTGGGCGTGGTTACGTCCAAGCGCCACGACGTGTGCCAGCACGGGCTTGAGATCTGCGGGATCGCCGATCGCTTCGAGTTCGTGGTCGGATCCGACGATTGCAGCGAGCATAAGCCAAAGCCCGGTCCGGTGCTGTACGGCTGCGAGCTTTTGGGCATTGATCCGTCCGAGGCGGTGTATGTGGGGGACAGCCCCTACGATATCCTCGCCGGCCGGGCGGCGGGCGTTCGGACCCTGGGGGTGACCTGGGGCGTGTTCTCCCGCCGGCAGATCGCCGAAGCCGCTGAACCGACGTTTTGGGCCCACGATGCTGCGGAGGCCGCGCGCATCCTGGGCGTTTCGTAGAAAGAAGAGGGCATATGGGTTTCGGATCGTGCGAACCGATCGCCGACGACGCCGCCGCGGCTGCGGGGGTCGGTCGGTTGGAGGCGATCGACTTTGCGCGGGGCGCCCGCGATATGGAAGAGCTCGGCCGCATCCGCTGCGGACGGGACGAAGGCGAGCTTCGCCCGGTTATGCTGGTCGCCAGTTTCGGCACCAGCTATAACGACAACCGCGCAGACACCATCGGCGCGATCGAGTGCGCTTTGGCCGCTGCGTTTCCGCGCTTCGAAGTGCGCCGGGCGTTCACGGCGCTCGAGATTATCGAGAAGCTCGCCCAGCGCGACGGATACCGGGTGGACACGGTGGAGCAGGCTCTCGCCCGCTGCGATGAAGACGGCGTCCGCGAGGTGTACGTGCTTCCCACCCACCTCATTCCCGGGCGCGAATACGCCGACGCCCGCCGCGCGGTCGAGGGGTTCTCGGGACGCTTCGACGTGCTGAAGATGGCCGGGCCGCTCCTCGATTCCCCCGACGACATCGACCGCGTGATCGAGGCCTGCGTCGAGGCCATGGACCCTTCGGGAGGCGAGGGGGAGACTGCGCTGTGCCTGATGGGCCACGGGACCAACGTCGCGGCCAACGCAGTGTACTTCGCCGTGCGCGACGCGCTTGCGCTCAAGGGTCCGTTTCGCCATTTCATTGGTACGGTGGAGGGCACGCCCACGCTCGAGGACGCGGTTGGGGAGATGGTCGCCGCCGGGGCGCGCCGCGCAGTGCTGAGGCCGCTTATGGTGGTGGCGGGCGATCATGCGAACAACGACATGGCCGACGCGGACGATCCCGAATCGCTGGCGGGGATGCTGTCGGCTCGCGGGGTCGATGTGGAATGCCAGGTGGAGGGGTTGGGCCAGCTTCCCGCTATCCGCGCGCTGTACGTCGAGCACGCGCACACGATGGTCGAAGGGTAGGGACCTCCTCTTTCGGCGAGCGACACCGCGTTGGAAGGAAGGCCGCACGCGCGCCGAAGGCCCCGCTGCGAAGACAGTGCGTTTCCGGCGGGGCCCTCGGCGGCTGCTGCTGCTAAGCGTCGAAGCGGATCTTGCCCTTGATGAAAGTTCCGCGATCGAGTTCGTCGAAGGCCTCCAGCAGCCCGGCGCGGGTGTCCATGACGATGGGTCCGCCCCAATGGACCGGCTCATCGAGCCGCTGCGAGCTCATGACCAGGACTTGGGCGGGTGTGTCGCCGGTCTCGACGGACAGGGTGTCGCCTTCGGTGAGCTTTACCGCTGTTTTCTCCTCGATGGGCTCTCCGGCGATGCGGCAGTCGCCCAGCAGCGTGAACGCCATGACCGACCGATCCCGCTCGAAATCGAGGACGACGTGCGCGTGCGGCTCGAGTTCGAGCGCATAGTAATCGAAGGGCAGGTGCGGCGCCTCGAACCCCGTGCGCCCCTTGTACGATCCCGCGACGAGCCGCAAAACGCCGCCTTCGATCTCGATATCCTCGATCTGGCCCTTCCTGATGGGATGGTAGGCGGGCTCGCACATCTTCTCGTCCGCCGGGAGGTTCAGCCACAGCTGCACGCCCAGCATGCGCTCGCATGCGGGGAGCCTCTCTTCGTGCATGATGCCCGAACCGGCCGTCATCCACTGCACCTCGCCGTCGGAGATGGTGTCCTCGTTGCCGAGGCTGTCCAGGTGGGTCATCTTGCCGCGTGCGAGGTACGAGATGGTCTCGATTCCGCGGTGCGGGTGCAGGGGGAACCCCGCCGTGTAGTCGTCGGGGTCGGTGCTGTCGAACGAGTCGAGCATGAGGATGGGGTCGAACTCGTCGACGGAGTGGTCCCCCAAAACGCGAACGAGGCTCACGCCCGCACCGTCCTGCGTGCGGTATCCGACCACTTTGCTCTTCACCGTGCGTTCCATGATGTTCCTCTCTTTTCGGTCTGTCCCTCCCAGTGTAGGGAACGAGCCGGAGGGCAAGCCGCGCGCAGGGCCCGGCGTCACGCTCTCGTGGGGAAACGGAAACGGTGGCGAATACGCGTCGTGGACGGCGCGTTCCTATGCGCCGGCCGCTTCGATGACGTGGCTTGCCAAAACGCTGGTGGTCACGGCCCCCACGCCTCCGGGAACGGGGGTGATGGCGCCCACGAGGGGCTCGACCTCGTCGAACCTCACGTCGCCGACCAGCTTGCCCTTCTCGTCGCTCCAGTTCGTCCCAACGTCAATGACGGTCTGGCCGGCGCCGAAGTACTCCGCGCCGATCGATTCAGCGCGCCCGATGGCCACGATCACGATATCGGCCGCGCGGGTGAGGGCGGGCGCGTCGTTCGTGCGCGAGTGGCAGATGGTGGGCGTTGCGTTCTCGTGCAGCAGCAGCATGGCCACGGGCCGTCCGATGACGAGGCTGCGTCCCAGCACGGCCACGTGCTTGCCGGCCGTCTCGATGCCGTAGTGCTTCAGGATCTCGAGGCAGGCCTGCGCGGTGCAGGGGGCGAACCCGTCGCTCGATCCCGCGAACACCCCTGCGAGCGATCCGGCGGTCGCCGCATCGACGTCCTTGCGGGAATCGAGCGTGGCGGCGGCCTTGTCGAGGTCGAGGTGCGCGGGCAGGGGGCTGAGCATCAGGACGCCGTGGACGCCCGCATCGGCGTTCAGGTTGCGGATGGCGTCGAGCAGCTCTTCTTGGGCGCAGGTCTCAGGCAGGCGGATGTGCCGCA is part of the Berryella intestinalis genome and harbors:
- the pyrH gene encoding UMP kinase, with amino-acid sequence MAGDYKYKRVLLKLSGEALAGDVGYGIDPKVVDDLADQIGEIVHDGVQLAVVIGGGNIFRGMAGSAEGMDRSQADYIGMLATVMNALALQDAFERHGIFSRVQSAINMQEVSEPYIRRRALRHLEKGRVVILAAGTGNPYFTTDTTAALRACELDVDCLMKATKVDGVYDSDPVKNPDAKRFDRITYMDVLAKGLNVMDATATSLCMDNDMPMIVFDLTEKGNIARALRGEPVGTVVESA
- the frr gene encoding ribosome recycling factor, which gives rise to MIEGIIEQAEERMMGSLESLNTAFAGVRTGRANAMVLDKIRVDYYGVPTPINQMAGVKSPDAHMLVIEPWDKSVLRAIEHAILESDLGVTPSNDGSVIRLPFPALTEERRRDLVKQCKTYAEEARVSVRSARRDANTAIEKAVKNDSLPEDDQRRGEAEVQKLTDKYIAEVDAALKKKEAEVMEI
- a CDS encoding isoprenyl transferase, with amino-acid sequence MLRKPLDYIFPSPPEGLNPESLVVEAVPRHVAVIMDGNGRWAKKRALNRLNGHKAGIEAVRETIRCANDVGVDYLTIYSFSSENWKRPLEEVSGLMNLFATTMLAEVDGLHEEGVRVMTIGHTEGLPDKTRAAFQEAWDKTKDNAGMTLVIAVNYGGRTEIVDAARALVERSVAAVRAGGEPPEVTEREFERFLYTSRIPDPDVILRTSGEMRVSNFLLWQGAYSEFVSVDALWPDFDRYELLRALLEFQRRDRRFGAV
- a CDS encoding phosphatidate cytidylyltransferase; protein product: MAGSQSDDEKGTAQRVKDFAYEKTPEKFKNASDFQIRLRTGTVYVIICIASILAGDVPTMLFLAATAGICSAEFFYMLRSDAKMPNEWIGVVGAAYLPIAAFFFGLRGIVAGALLLMLALTLWYVFWSRARMQDVGVSLFGALYTGMQMACIMLVRTAFPGTDGGLLVLLLFASIWANDAFAYLVGRKFGKHKLAPRTSPNKSWEGFFGGLAGGVAVWFLVGQIPSVHIDPLQTFVLGAACGLAGVLGDLCESRIKRSVGFKDSGTMMPGHGGLFDRCDSLMTTATAAFVLLVLFGCINPVL
- the dxr gene encoding 1-deoxy-D-xylulose-5-phosphate reductoisomerase yields the protein MSDNSPAAARRPRRIAVLGSTGSIGMQTLDVARRHPDKVEVVALAAGTRASKLLDQARELGVRHLALGDESQAATPVADQLRDQAREGGSIGFGVDAVAALVGLDGVDAVVNALVGAAGLRASYDTLRRGRVLALANKESLVVGGDIIMPLAKRTGMLMPIDSEHGAIYQCLIGEDPSEVSRLWVTASGGPFRGRTRGELARVTPAEALAHPNWNMGAKISIDSSTLMNKGLEVIEAHHLFGCPYDRISVVVQPQSAIHSMVEFSDGSVKAHLGTTDMRIPIQYALSYPERWDAPVEPLDFTKLGSLDFSAPDTDTFRCLALARAAGERGGTLPCAMNAANEVAVAAFLAGEGTYLGIASCVEAVMERHDVEAVESIEQLEAVDAWARATARANVR
- a CDS encoding site-2 protease family protein, translated to MDVILMIVYATIALGFLVFIHEGGHYLAARAFGVRVSEFMLGLPGPSVGFTHGETRFGVTAVLLGGYARVCGMEPGEMSPHLEKVMESLYRRGTATMEEVAADCGITDDEAYDALEELDEWGTAKRPLKSDEHNTYRTPAVNPTKRQIRLARKKGLTVPEKSEMGSARPLDDAHAFYESEYRRQYRSLPFWKRSVILLAGIFVNLLFAVLAFVFVYSVLGIDLQNTQTGEVVHRVIDPLRSVAVGFAYIGMVFQAVAQLFNPQTAAETVSQSSSIVGIAVISKTAAEQGLQSFLSFMAMLSVSLGVMNLIPIPPLDGGRFAVEVYQKASRRLVSEKVMTRLSTVGLALFGLLFVVMMGQDISRFVLGG
- the ispG gene encoding flavodoxin-dependent (E)-4-hydroxy-3-methylbut-2-enyl-diphosphate synthase; translation: MAYREPGAQAEKPNQLTRRVMVGSVPVGGGASVAVQSMLTADALDVGANVSQIEALAEAGCEIIRMAVPRRSCLDAFEEVCARSPLPVVADVHFDAQIAIEAARRGAAKLRINPGNIGGWDKADLVLDAAEAAGIPVRIGVNAGSLDESIARRDDLSLPQKLALSASEYVRHCEQRGFRDVVVSAKAHDVMTTVRTYRQLARDIPHVPLHIGVTEAGTRFQGIVKSASGLGILLEEGIGDTMRISLTDDPVNEVRACWTLLSALDMRRRGPEIISCPTCGRCQVDLIGLAERVEGHLRTVRHPVKVAVMGCVVNGPGEAKDADVGVACGKGSAVVFRNGEVVRKVPEDEVVGALIEEIEKL
- a CDS encoding proline--tRNA ligase, which codes for MTNIIRMSSLYAPTLKEDPSDAELASHRLLLRAGMIRKMGSGLYTFLPLGMRVLNKISNIVSEEMDAIGAQEIIMPILQPADLWHESGRWEAYGPELMRISDRHDADFCLGPTHEEIITALVRNELRSYKELPLALYQTQMKYRDEIRPRFGLMRSREFLMKDAYSFHATQESLQETYDDMSEAYGRIMDRLGLQWRAVEADGGQIGGKVTIEFMALADAGEASIVYSDSGYAADTEAGVCIARPTEYKVDGIEKIATPGVHTIDELAAFLDIPASSTVKALSGKDGEGRLAVLFIPGDHELNELKAVRELGGFTLLTDDEMTGFGLKKGSMGPVGLPKAARLVADRSLQGISRWVVGANDDGYHYVGAQLGVDFEIDGWADLCEVQPGDSCPVSGEPLKGARGIEVGQVFQLGTKYSEAMGATFMDEDGSEKPFIMGCYGVGVSRALAAVVEQCHDEHGIAWPASVAPAHVCVIPLTVNDDTVGPAAEKLAAELAELGVEVAIDDRKDRAGVKFNDADLIGWPVQIIVGKRGLEAGTVEVKHRRTGEKKDVSLSSIVELFTFAHKAVRQGVSPLTAYASILQ
- a CDS encoding HAD family hydrolase, whose protein sequence is MARAKAVLFDNDGTLVDTAELLLKTFRYATRAVLNREFTDEQLMRGVGIPLADQMYDFTDDPVEAEELLRVYRAYNKTIHDEMISVFPGIPELLLALERAGIRLGVVTSKRHDVCQHGLEICGIADRFEFVVGSDDCSEHKPKPGPVLYGCELLGIDPSEAVYVGDSPYDILAGRAAGVRTLGVTWGVFSRRQIAEAAEPTFWAHDAAEAARILGVS